A stretch of the Candidatus Methylomirabilota bacterium genome encodes the following:
- a CDS encoding methyltransferase domain-containing protein — protein sequence MSTSRPSEHRDEILDQFTRQAVPFSTAPGIKDEAVLRLVVDFSGAGPDDTVLDVACGGGLVVCAFAPVVRHATGIDITPAMLERARALAAERGHRNVSWKQGDVLPLPYPDGAFSIVTSRFAFHHFLDPGAVLREMTRVCAPGGRVVVVDSAPAPDKADAFNRLEKLRDPSHVRAMPLTELTRLYDQARLPAPRITGYRLESDLDSLLARSFPRPEDVPEIRRIFAEAVDDDRPDIHARRDGASIRYGYPVAVLAATRA from the coding sequence ATGTCTACAAGCAGACCCTCTGAGCACCGCGACGAGATCCTCGACCAGTTCACGCGCCAGGCCGTGCCGTTCTCGACGGCGCCGGGCATCAAGGACGAGGCGGTGCTCCGGCTGGTCGTCGACTTCTCCGGCGCCGGTCCCGACGACACGGTGCTCGACGTCGCCTGCGGCGGGGGTCTCGTCGTCTGCGCCTTCGCCCCCGTCGTGCGCCACGCGACGGGGATCGACATCACGCCCGCGATGCTCGAGCGTGCGCGGGCGCTCGCCGCGGAGCGGGGGCACAGGAACGTCTCCTGGAAGCAGGGCGACGTGCTGCCCCTGCCCTACCCGGACGGCGCGTTCTCGATCGTGACGTCCCGCTTCGCGTTCCACCACTTCCTCGATCCGGGCGCCGTCCTCCGCGAGATGACGCGCGTCTGCGCGCCGGGCGGCCGGGTCGTGGTCGTCGACAGCGCGCCGGCGCCGGACAAGGCCGACGCGTTCAACCGCCTGGAGAAGCTCCGCGACCCCTCGCACGTGCGCGCGATGCCGCTCACCGAGCTGACACGCCTCTACGACCAGGCGCGGCTCCCCGCGCCGCGCATCACCGGCTACAGGCTCGAGAGCGACCTCGACAGCCTCCTCGCGCGGTCGTTCCCCCGTCCCGAGGACGTGCCGGAGATCCGCCGCATCTTCGCCGAGGCGGTCGACGACGACCGCCCCGACATCCACGCGCGGCGCGACGGTGCCTCGATCCGCTACGGCTACCCCGTCGCCGTCCTCGCCGCCACGCGCGCCTGA
- a CDS encoding amidohydrolase family protein, which translates to MSLTVFTNAFLIDCTGADPKEGAAVVVEDDRIRDVLPGGKVGPLPGPVTTLDCKGATLMPGLTDAHVHICAVTENITDQHRLYPPSYIATRAMRRAEECLLQGFTTVRDAGGADYGFRLVLEEGHFPGPRLLVSGNYISQTGGHGDKRRRAEWIEPIGCCAGMVGSIADGEAEVRKAVREQIRRDVDQIKIMASGGAMSPSDELDTTQFTVGEMRAAVEEAQAVGKYVLSHAYSDAAVRKAIEAGVRSIEHGNLIREAAAKAIKDAGAFLVPTMVTYEAIYREGKRYGIGDHQIQKINLAREQSVQGLTYAYKAGCKIGSGSDLLGDMMVQRAVEFELKGQVMKPMEVLLSATKVNAELFRMSDRIGGVEPGKYADLIVVAGNPLKNLRLFQIQDNLKLIMKGGHVYKQTL; encoded by the coding sequence ATGAGCCTCACCGTCTTCACCAACGCGTTCCTCATCGACTGCACGGGCGCCGACCCGAAGGAGGGTGCCGCGGTCGTCGTCGAGGACGACCGCATCAGGGACGTCCTCCCGGGCGGCAAGGTCGGCCCGCTGCCGGGCCCGGTGACCACGCTCGACTGCAAGGGCGCGACGCTCATGCCCGGGCTCACCGACGCGCACGTCCACATCTGCGCCGTCACCGAGAACATCACCGACCAGCACCGCCTGTACCCGCCGTCCTACATCGCCACACGGGCGATGCGCCGCGCCGAGGAGTGCCTGCTGCAGGGGTTCACGACGGTGCGCGACGCGGGCGGCGCGGACTACGGCTTCAGGCTCGTCCTGGAGGAAGGCCACTTCCCGGGCCCGCGGCTCCTCGTCTCGGGCAACTACATCTCCCAGACGGGCGGCCACGGCGACAAGCGCCGGCGCGCCGAGTGGATCGAGCCGATCGGCTGCTGCGCCGGCATGGTGGGCTCCATCGCCGACGGCGAGGCCGAGGTGCGCAAGGCCGTGCGCGAGCAGATCCGACGGGACGTGGACCAGATCAAGATCATGGCGTCGGGCGGCGCCATGTCGCCCTCCGACGAGCTCGACACCACGCAGTTCACCGTCGGCGAGATGCGCGCCGCCGTCGAGGAAGCTCAGGCGGTCGGGAAGTACGTCCTCTCTCACGCGTACTCCGACGCGGCGGTGCGGAAGGCGATCGAGGCCGGGGTGCGGTCGATCGAGCACGGGAACCTGATCCGCGAGGCCGCCGCCAAGGCGATCAAGGATGCGGGCGCGTTCCTCGTGCCGACGATGGTCACCTACGAGGCGATCTACCGCGAGGGCAAGCGCTACGGGATCGGCGACCACCAGATCCAGAAGATCAATCTGGCGCGCGAGCAGTCGGTGCAGGGGCTCACGTATGCGTACAAGGCGGGCTGCAAGATCGGCTCGGGCTCCGACCTCCTGGGCGACATGATGGTCCAGCGCGCCGTCGAGTTCGAGCTGAAGGGCCAGGTGATGAAGCCGATGGAGGTGCTGCTCTCGGCGACGAAGGTGAACGCCGAGCTCTTCCGGATGTCGGACCGGATCGGCGGCGTCGAGCCGGGCAAGTACGCCGACCTGATCGTCGTCGCGGGCAACCCGCTGAAGAACCTGCGCCTGTTCCAGATCCAGGACAACCTGAAGCTCATCATGAAGGGCGGCCATGTCTACAAGCAGACCCTCTGA
- a CDS encoding ABC transporter substrate-binding protein, producing MRRMNALLALSLALCLVGAAAAHAQDRARTKEVVVGLGAEPRTMLAATIVDWTTNNMLEHIYDRLLDRDPKTFKPKPMLATEWKIVNDTTWEFKLRKGVKFHNGEPFTAASVKATIDYALDPATKSHFAAGAYWGLVKEVQVVDDYTVRFLTKQPWPNLIDSASLTNSLIMPAKALKELGPAKLAERPVGTGPFRFVEWKRDERLVLERNPDYWQGPADVSRVTFRFIPEFSARMAALLSGEIDIMKDVPPHAVEAIERSGRARLRATVSSRINYLALVNLKPGPMQDVRVRRAMNHAVDVEELIKQVLKGRATRMCGPLSPANVDYAPVECSKHDPARALALFKEAGVDPTRLALTLDSPSGRYPLDKDVSLAIAAQLQRLGIKVSVVVNEWGTHLDKIKNRNTGDMFFLGWGPALHGQGTMQPLFLADQTYSSYGNNPVLNEKIARASTLLDPRARADAYAELQRLVHDEAPWVFLWQQHDLYGVAQTVEWTPRADEKVWMYEAKIVAR from the coding sequence ATGCGCCGCATGAACGCGCTGCTCGCCCTGTCGCTGGCCCTCTGCCTCGTCGGCGCGGCCGCGGCCCACGCCCAGGACCGCGCCCGCACCAAGGAGGTCGTCGTCGGCCTCGGCGCCGAGCCGCGGACGATGCTCGCCGCCACGATCGTGGACTGGACGACGAACAACATGCTCGAGCACATCTACGACCGCCTGCTCGACCGCGACCCCAAGACGTTCAAGCCCAAGCCGATGCTGGCCACGGAGTGGAAGATCGTCAACGACACGACCTGGGAGTTCAAGCTCCGCAAGGGCGTGAAGTTCCACAACGGCGAGCCGTTCACGGCGGCCTCGGTGAAGGCCACGATCGACTACGCGCTCGACCCGGCGACCAAGAGCCACTTCGCGGCCGGCGCGTACTGGGGCCTCGTCAAGGAGGTGCAGGTCGTCGACGACTACACGGTGCGGTTCCTCACCAAGCAGCCGTGGCCGAATCTCATCGACAGCGCCTCGCTGACCAATTCCCTCATCATGCCGGCCAAGGCGCTGAAGGAGCTCGGGCCGGCCAAGCTGGCCGAGCGGCCGGTCGGCACGGGCCCGTTCCGATTCGTCGAGTGGAAGCGCGACGAGCGGCTGGTGCTCGAGCGCAACCCCGACTACTGGCAGGGACCGGCCGACGTGAGCCGCGTCACGTTCCGGTTCATCCCCGAGTTCAGCGCCCGCATGGCCGCCCTGCTGTCCGGCGAGATCGACATCATGAAGGACGTGCCGCCCCACGCCGTCGAGGCGATCGAGCGGAGCGGGCGCGCGCGGCTCCGCGCGACGGTGTCCTCGCGCATCAACTACCTCGCGCTGGTGAACCTCAAGCCCGGCCCGATGCAGGACGTGCGCGTGCGGCGGGCCATGAACCACGCCGTGGACGTGGAGGAGCTGATCAAGCAGGTGCTCAAGGGTCGCGCCACGCGCATGTGCGGTCCGCTGTCGCCCGCGAACGTCGACTACGCGCCGGTGGAATGCTCCAAGCACGACCCCGCGCGGGCTCTGGCCCTCTTCAAGGAGGCGGGCGTGGACCCGACCAGGCTCGCCCTCACGCTCGACTCCCCGTCGGGCCGCTACCCGCTCGACAAGGACGTCTCGCTCGCCATCGCCGCGCAGCTCCAGCGGCTCGGGATCAAGGTCAGCGTCGTCGTCAACGAGTGGGGTACGCACCTGGACAAGATCAAGAACCGGAACACCGGCGACATGTTCTTCCTGGGCTGGGGCCCGGCGCTGCACGGGCAGGGCACGATGCAGCCCCTGTTCCTCGCCGACCAGACCTACTCGTCCTACGGCAACAACCCGGTCCTGAATGAAAAGATCGCGCGGGCCTCGACCCTGCTCGACCCCAGGGCGCGCGCCGACGCGTACGCCGAGCTGCAGCGGCTGGTCCACGACGAGGCGCCGTGGGTGTTCCTCTGGCAGCAGCACGACCTCTACGGCGTGGCGCAGACGGTCGAGTGGACGCCGCGCGCCGACGAGAAGGTGTGGATGTACGAGGCCAAGATCGTCGCGCGATGA